A region from the Variovorax sp. RKNM96 genome encodes:
- the tssL gene encoding type VI secretion system protein TssL, long form, with protein MKPFLEDPTHNREEPSGDSGDFAPSDDSSPKDSWPGDATEGVHIAPEPPMQVRLAAVTAAKNPLLEAAQPLLRALADMPATLGSEGVTILHRLLEREVASFQSLCSSAQIRHEHVVAASYSLCTALDESANSTEWGGGKNGEAGIWAGQQLAAKFHGDTKGGDKFFLLVGRLAASPQEHIDLLELMYQVLGLGFEGRFSTAANGRRQLETVRHRLFTLLGTARGEVPRDLSPHWKGVGAGTFRLLRSVPVWATASLLALVLSGLFAWYKYRLLQTSADVEQRIAAIGRMRPPPAPPAPLVKPLRLKELLAPEIARGTVNVEEDEHRSAVTFRGDDMFVPGQARLNAKILPVLDKVADEINQVSGAVQVTGHSDNRPIRTRDFPNNQVLSEKRAEAVTAVLLGKGVVASRIRTEGRGDTMPMVDSATATGRARNRRVDIVVIQGDGDSAASPAATPAAR; from the coding sequence ATGAAGCCCTTTCTCGAAGATCCCACGCACAACCGGGAAGAACCCAGCGGCGACTCGGGGGACTTCGCTCCATCCGACGACTCGTCACCCAAGGACTCTTGGCCGGGTGATGCGACGGAGGGCGTGCATATCGCCCCGGAGCCGCCGATGCAAGTGCGCCTGGCTGCGGTCACCGCTGCCAAGAATCCCCTGCTCGAAGCAGCTCAGCCGCTGCTGCGCGCACTCGCCGACATGCCGGCGACGCTCGGCAGCGAAGGCGTGACGATCCTGCATCGGCTGTTGGAGCGCGAGGTGGCGAGCTTCCAATCGCTCTGCAGCAGCGCGCAAATCAGGCACGAGCATGTGGTCGCGGCAAGTTATTCGCTGTGCACCGCGCTCGACGAATCCGCCAACAGCACGGAGTGGGGCGGTGGCAAGAATGGTGAAGCCGGCATCTGGGCCGGACAGCAGCTGGCCGCGAAGTTCCACGGCGACACGAAGGGAGGCGACAAGTTCTTCCTGCTGGTGGGCCGCCTGGCTGCCAGCCCGCAGGAACACATCGATCTGCTCGAGCTGATGTACCAGGTCCTCGGGCTGGGCTTCGAGGGGCGCTTCAGCACGGCGGCCAACGGACGTCGGCAACTGGAGACAGTTCGCCATCGGCTCTTCACATTGCTCGGTACTGCGCGCGGCGAAGTACCGCGTGATCTGTCGCCGCACTGGAAAGGTGTGGGGGCGGGTACGTTCCGTCTGCTGCGCAGCGTTCCGGTATGGGCGACGGCGTCGCTGCTGGCGCTGGTCTTGTCCGGCTTGTTCGCCTGGTACAAGTACCGGCTGTTGCAGACGAGCGCCGACGTGGAGCAGCGCATCGCCGCCATCGGCCGGATGCGTCCGCCACCCGCACCACCAGCGCCTCTGGTCAAGCCACTGCGCCTGAAGGAGTTGCTGGCTCCCGAGATTGCACGCGGCACGGTGAACGTGGAAGAAGACGAGCACCGCAGCGCGGTCACGTTCAGGGGCGACGACATGTTCGTCCCCGGCCAGGCACGCCTGAACGCAAAGATTCTTCCGGTTCTGGACAAGGTGGCGGACGAGATCAACCAGGTCTCGGGCGCTGTCCAGGTCACCGGCCACTCCGACAACCGTCCGATCAGGACCCGCGATTTTCCCAACAACCAGGTCTTGAGCGAGAAGCGGGCCGAAGCAGTGACTGCCGTGCTGCTGGGCAAGGGCGTGGTGGCGTCGCGCATCCGTACCGAAGGGCGCGGCGACACGATGCCGATGGTCGACAGCGCAACGGCAACCGGGCGAGCCAGGAATCGCCGTGTCGACATCGTCGTCATCCAGGGCGACGGCGACAGCGCCGCGTCGCCAGCCGCAACGCCGGCGGCACGCTAG
- a CDS encoding type VI secretion system tube protein Hcp, whose product MTQDIFLKINGIEGESQDSDHKNEIEVLAFNWKAFQESTMHAGSGGGAGKATVEDLEFEHYVDRSSPNLMKYCLTGKHVQEAKLTIRKAGGNPLEYLKFTFSDVIITAVQPFGSNSDELRIRERVRLSFSKIKQEYSVQNAQGGSGGAVTAGYDIKGNKES is encoded by the coding sequence ATGACGCAAGACATTTTTCTGAAGATCAATGGGATCGAAGGCGAATCCCAGGATTCCGATCACAAGAACGAGATCGAAGTCCTGGCCTTCAACTGGAAGGCTTTCCAGGAATCCACCATGCATGCCGGCTCGGGCGGCGGCGCCGGCAAAGCCACGGTCGAGGACCTGGAGTTCGAGCACTACGTCGATCGCTCGAGTCCCAACCTGATGAAGTATTGCCTGACAGGCAAGCACGTCCAGGAAGCGAAGCTCACCATCCGCAAGGCCGGCGGCAATCCGCTCGAGTACCTCAAGTTCACTTTCTCGGACGTGATCATCACCGCCGTCCAGCCCTTTGGCTCGAACTCCGACGAGTTGCGTATCAGGGAGCGCGTGCGCCTGTCGTTCTCCAAGATCAAGCAGGAGTACTCGGTGCAGAACGCCCAGGGCGGCAGCGGCGGCGCAGTCACTGCTGGCTACGACATCAAGGGCAACAAGGAGTCCTGA
- the tssH gene encoding type VI secretion system ATPase TssH — protein MTISRRALFGKLNLTLFRGIESATAFAKLRGNPYVELTHWIHQLWQLNDSDLHRICRHYQVDLQVVEKDLVSRLSELPSGATSLSDFSHHVEAAIERAWILSSLEFGDRRVRSAWLLAALVQTPELRRLLLGISPAFRKLPAEQLTDAVVSLIAGSPEHNEGPHDGFGLPAAMPGEASGAIADSPDGKSALARYCIDLTDRARGGQIDPVIGREHEIRTMVDILLRRRQNNPLLTGEAGVGKTAVVEGLALAIANCEVPPSLRNARLLGLDVGALLAGASMRGEFESRLKSLLEEASNSSQPVILFIDEVHTLIGAGGQAGTGDAANLLKPALARGTLRTVGATTWSEYKRHIEKDPALTRRFQTLQVAEPEEALAVEMVRGLVATFAEHHGVTVLDEAVRAAVALSHRYIPSRQLPDKAISLLDTACARVAMSLHTPPAVVDQLRQRIAALDVELALLTQESAISRGGDARSKRLDAAKARLDATEHELSAYEARWQEELAMVRQIQSLRTKKREEGESGAEGDWPSARLQALEEELLLRQQDLPLVLSQVDESVIAAIVADWTGIPVGRMVQDEVAAVFRLESTLGERVVGQDRALAAIAERIRVSRARLTDPDKPVGVFLLAGPSGVGKTETALALADAMYGGEQNLIVINMSEFQESHTVSTLKGSPPGYVGYGEGGVLTEAVRRKPYSVILLDEVEKAHPDVHEIFYQVFDKGWMEDGEGRRIDFRNTTILLTSNTGAELIERLCEDPASSPGVEALREALQPVLRQVFPAAFLGRLSVVPYLPLGEQALANIVSLHLDRVVRRMKQQHGIALHCAPGLVAEIVDRCGTHETGARRLTGFIEQNLLPVLSRQWLNALQEKRTIARISVDARSRGKADPDLQEGDVVICHTEYV, from the coding sequence ATGACAATTTCTCGACGCGCGCTGTTCGGCAAGCTCAACCTCACTTTGTTTCGCGGTATTGAATCCGCAACTGCTTTTGCCAAGCTGAGAGGAAATCCATATGTCGAATTGACGCACTGGATTCATCAACTCTGGCAACTGAACGACAGCGATCTGCATCGCATTTGCCGTCATTACCAGGTCGATCTTCAGGTCGTCGAGAAAGATCTGGTTTCCAGATTGTCGGAATTGCCCTCGGGCGCCACATCGCTGAGCGATTTCTCCCATCACGTCGAAGCAGCCATCGAGCGTGCCTGGATTCTCTCCAGTCTCGAATTCGGCGATCGCCGCGTGCGCAGTGCCTGGCTGCTTGCGGCGCTGGTGCAAACGCCGGAGTTGCGGCGGCTGCTTCTTGGCATATCGCCTGCGTTCCGAAAGCTACCCGCCGAGCAACTGACGGATGCTGTCGTTTCGCTTATCGCGGGCTCCCCTGAACACAACGAAGGGCCGCACGACGGCTTTGGCCTCCCGGCGGCAATGCCAGGAGAAGCGAGCGGCGCGATCGCCGATTCGCCGGACGGCAAATCTGCCCTGGCCCGGTATTGCATCGACCTGACGGACCGCGCCCGCGGCGGGCAAATCGATCCCGTGATCGGCCGCGAACACGAGATACGCACGATGGTCGACATCCTGCTGCGTCGGCGGCAGAACAACCCGCTGCTCACAGGAGAGGCTGGTGTGGGCAAGACGGCCGTGGTCGAAGGACTCGCGCTGGCAATTGCCAACTGCGAGGTTCCACCATCGCTGCGCAATGCCCGCCTGCTCGGTCTCGATGTCGGCGCGTTGCTCGCTGGCGCCAGCATGCGGGGAGAGTTCGAGTCCCGCCTGAAATCGCTGCTCGAAGAAGCGAGCAACTCGAGTCAGCCGGTGATTCTCTTCATCGACGAGGTGCACACCCTGATCGGCGCCGGCGGCCAGGCTGGAACCGGGGATGCGGCCAATCTGCTCAAGCCTGCTCTCGCGCGCGGCACGTTGCGTACCGTTGGCGCGACCACGTGGAGCGAATACAAGCGTCATATCGAGAAGGACCCCGCGCTGACCCGGCGCTTTCAGACGCTGCAGGTCGCCGAGCCCGAGGAAGCTTTGGCTGTGGAAATGGTGCGCGGGCTGGTCGCTACCTTTGCCGAGCATCACGGCGTCACCGTGCTGGACGAGGCGGTGCGGGCGGCGGTGGCGCTGTCCCATCGCTACATTCCGTCGCGCCAGTTGCCGGACAAGGCCATCAGCCTGCTCGACACGGCATGTGCGCGTGTCGCCATGTCGCTGCACACACCACCCGCCGTCGTCGATCAACTGCGCCAGCGGATCGCCGCCTTGGATGTGGAACTCGCTTTGCTGACTCAGGAAAGCGCGATTTCGCGGGGCGGCGATGCCCGATCGAAGCGCCTCGACGCTGCAAAGGCCCGACTCGATGCCACCGAACATGAACTGTCGGCATACGAGGCTCGGTGGCAAGAAGAGCTCGCGATGGTTCGGCAGATTCAATCGCTGAGAACAAAGAAGAGGGAGGAGGGGGAGAGTGGCGCCGAGGGCGATTGGCCCTCGGCGCGGTTGCAGGCCCTGGAGGAAGAACTCCTGCTGCGCCAGCAGGACCTGCCATTGGTTCTTTCCCAGGTCGACGAGTCCGTGATCGCGGCCATCGTTGCGGATTGGACGGGAATACCCGTCGGCCGCATGGTGCAAGACGAAGTCGCCGCCGTCTTCAGGCTTGAATCCACGCTCGGCGAACGCGTCGTCGGGCAGGACCGTGCGCTTGCCGCTATCGCGGAGCGCATCCGTGTGTCGCGGGCGCGTCTGACCGATCCGGACAAGCCGGTCGGTGTCTTCCTGCTGGCCGGTCCTTCGGGCGTCGGCAAGACCGAAACCGCGCTGGCACTTGCGGACGCAATGTATGGCGGCGAGCAGAACCTCATCGTCATCAACATGAGCGAGTTCCAGGAGTCGCACACCGTCTCGACGCTGAAGGGCTCGCCGCCGGGCTACGTGGGCTACGGAGAAGGCGGTGTTCTGACGGAGGCCGTGCGTCGGAAGCCCTACAGCGTGATCCTGCTCGACGAGGTGGAGAAGGCGCATCCGGATGTCCACGAAATCTTCTACCAGGTGTTCGACAAGGGCTGGATGGAGGATGGCGAAGGCCGTCGTATCGACTTCAGGAACACGACCATCCTGTTGACGAGCAACACCGGTGCGGAACTCATCGAGCGCTTGTGCGAGGACCCTGCATCGTCGCCTGGAGTCGAAGCTTTGCGCGAAGCGCTGCAGCCTGTTCTTCGCCAGGTTTTTCCGGCCGCGTTCCTGGGGCGTCTGTCCGTCGTGCCTTACCTGCCGTTGGGAGAGCAGGCCTTGGCCAATATCGTCTCGCTGCATCTGGACCGGGTGGTCCGTCGAATGAAGCAGCAGCATGGCATCGCATTGCACTGCGCCCCCGGCCTGGTGGCCGAAATCGTCGATCGATGCGGCACCCATGAAACCGGCGCACGCCGCCTGACGGGTTTCATCGAGCAGAACCTGCTGCCGGTCTTGTCACGGCAGTGGCTCAACGCCTTGCAGGAAAAGCGAACGATCGCCCGGATTTCTGTTGACGCAAGGTCCCGCGGCAAAGCCGACCCGGACCTGCAGGAAGGAGATGTCGTCATCTGCCATACCGAGTACGTCTGA
- the tssJ gene encoding type VI secretion system lipoprotein TssJ, with product MSFNAPCPWRTASRQWLFVVLSPFVPVLALVTAQPSCAQFSYPREQTRLDITITAEAGVNPDDKGRAAPILVRVYELKSEGVFEAADYFSLASNDKAVIGNELLVRDEFILRPGDVKTIRRKSHPDIAAIGVIAGYRDLAQADWRVVQKIDPAPEVAWYRSVLPANKVRLQIDLQAKGVQLTPLK from the coding sequence ATGTCATTCAACGCGCCTTGTCCCTGGCGGACCGCCTCGCGGCAATGGCTTTTCGTGGTGCTTTCGCCGTTCGTTCCGGTGCTCGCGCTGGTCACGGCACAGCCCTCGTGCGCCCAGTTCTCTTACCCGCGAGAGCAGACCAGGCTCGACATCACGATCACGGCAGAGGCTGGCGTCAACCCCGACGACAAGGGCAGGGCGGCGCCCATCCTGGTGCGTGTCTACGAACTCAAGTCGGAAGGTGTCTTCGAGGCCGCCGACTACTTTTCACTCGCCAGCAACGACAAGGCCGTGATCGGCAACGAGCTGCTCGTTCGAGACGAATTCATCCTGCGACCCGGCGATGTCAAGACCATCCGTCGCAAGTCACATCCCGACATTGCCGCCATCGGTGTCATTGCCGGGTATCGCGATCTCGCTCAAGCCGATTGGCGTGTGGTGCAAAAGATCGACCCTGCACCGGAAGTCGCCTGGTATCGCTCGGTTCTGCCGGCCAACAAGGTCAGGTTGCAGATCGATCTTCAAGCCAAGGGCGTCCAGCTCACCCCCCTCAAATAA
- the tssK gene encoding type VI secretion system baseplate subunit TssK: MSWYNKVAWSEGLFLRPQLFQQQERYLEHLAHKRTASLSPFYWGFNHYSIDAESLSLGKLVLASAAGIFSDGTPFDAPGQTLPPAPLTIQPEHLEQVIHLAVPIRTPNGEETTFDDAAASAASLARFSVFDTELRDANSIGQGPKTVQLSRLRLRLLPQRELTNAWIGLPLAKVTVLRSDGSIATDPYLIPPVAGYGASPLLADWVTNLHGLCRLRAQTLATRLSSNDGKSSESAEVSDFLLLQILNRYEPLFEHWLRVRETSPEALYTALCSFSGELATFVRASTRRPIEHPAYQHIDPCLSFRKLMTDVQALLNDVLVRSAQSIPLSNRANGVRVASVEPSELQGFSSLVFAVAAHTPPDQLASQFPARCKVGPSDRLAELIRSHLPGIPLQTLPVPPRQIPFNAGFVYFQIDSRGPLWEHMVKHGGLALHVAGEFPGLRLELWGVREK, from the coding sequence ATGAGTTGGTACAACAAAGTCGCCTGGAGCGAAGGGCTCTTCCTGCGTCCGCAGCTCTTCCAGCAGCAGGAGCGCTACCTCGAGCACCTCGCGCACAAGCGCACGGCCTCGCTCAGCCCCTTCTACTGGGGCTTCAATCACTACAGCATCGATGCGGAATCGCTGTCCCTTGGCAAGCTTGTGCTTGCCAGTGCCGCGGGCATCTTTTCGGACGGTACGCCGTTCGACGCGCCTGGCCAGACGCTGCCGCCCGCACCGCTCACCATCCAGCCGGAGCATCTGGAGCAGGTCATCCATCTGGCCGTGCCCATTCGCACGCCCAATGGCGAGGAAACGACTTTCGACGATGCAGCGGCCTCCGCGGCATCGCTCGCACGCTTCTCGGTCTTCGACACCGAGTTGCGTGATGCAAATTCCATCGGGCAAGGTCCGAAGACGGTGCAGCTTTCGCGCCTGCGGTTGCGCCTGCTGCCGCAACGGGAATTGACCAATGCCTGGATCGGCCTTCCGCTCGCCAAGGTGACGGTGCTGCGCTCCGACGGAAGCATCGCCACCGACCCGTATCTGATTCCGCCCGTTGCCGGCTACGGTGCGAGCCCGCTGCTGGCCGATTGGGTGACGAATCTGCACGGCCTGTGTCGCCTCCGCGCGCAAACGCTCGCAACACGGCTCAGCAGTAATGATGGCAAGTCGAGCGAGTCGGCCGAGGTGTCCGACTTCCTGCTGCTGCAGATACTCAATCGCTACGAGCCCTTGTTCGAACACTGGCTGCGTGTGCGAGAGACCTCGCCGGAAGCGCTCTACACCGCCTTGTGCTCCTTCAGCGGAGAGCTTGCGACGTTCGTGCGCGCGAGCACGCGTCGTCCGATCGAGCACCCTGCCTATCAGCACATCGATCCCTGTCTGTCCTTTCGAAAGCTGATGACCGATGTGCAGGCCTTGCTCAACGATGTGCTGGTTCGCAGTGCACAGAGCATTCCCCTTTCCAATCGGGCCAACGGTGTGCGCGTGGCGAGTGTCGAACCCTCGGAATTGCAAGGCTTCTCCAGCCTCGTGTTCGCCGTGGCAGCACATACGCCGCCCGATCAGTTGGCCAGCCAGTTTCCGGCGCGCTGCAAGGTCGGGCCGAGCGATCGGCTCGCTGAACTCATCCGTTCGCACCTGCCCGGTATCCCGCTTCAAACGCTGCCGGTGCCGCCGCGCCAGATCCCTTTCAATGCGGGCTTTGTCTACTTTCAGATCGACTCGCGCGGACCGCTGTGGGAGCACATGGTCAAGCATGGCGGACTTGCCCTGCATGTGGCGGGTGAGTTCCCAGGCCTGCGTCTTGAACTCTGGGGGGTGCGGGAAAAATGA
- the tssC gene encoding type VI secretion system contractile sheath large subunit: MNTTSDSVLDAPVTAQYANPSDFASLLDKEFRPKTEEARDAVEAAVRTLAEQALVNAATMTDDAYSSIEAIIAEIDRKLSEQINLVLHKDEFQKVESAWRGMHHLVYNTETDEKLKIRFMDVSKDEVRRTLRRHKGIAWDQSPIFKRIYEEEYGQLGGEPYGCLVADYYFDHTPPDVELLGAIAKISAASHAPFIAGSAPSLLGMESWQELANPRDLAKITSNLEHAPWNSLRNTEDSRYVGLAMPRFLSRLPYGAKTNPVDEFDFEEETEGADHRNYVWSNAAYAMAVNINRSFKLYGWCTMIRGVESGGTVENLPCHTFPTDDGGFDMKCPTEIAISDRREAELAKAGLIPLVHRKNTDHAAFIGAQSMQKPQEYMDPDATANANLSARLPYLFASTRFAHYLKCIVRDKIGSFKERDDMQRWLNEWIMHYVDADPANSSQETKARRPLAAAEVVVEDIEGNPGYYSAKFFLRPHFQLEGLTVSLRLVAKLPSLKEAA, translated from the coding sequence ATGAACACCACAAGCGATTCCGTGCTCGACGCGCCCGTGACGGCGCAATACGCCAATCCCTCCGACTTTGCGTCCCTGCTGGACAAGGAGTTCAGGCCCAAGACCGAGGAGGCCCGCGACGCCGTCGAGGCGGCCGTGCGCACCCTGGCCGAGCAGGCGCTCGTCAATGCCGCGACCATGACCGACGATGCCTACAGCAGCATCGAAGCCATCATTGCGGAGATCGATCGAAAGCTCTCGGAGCAGATCAATCTGGTGCTTCACAAGGACGAGTTCCAGAAGGTCGAGTCGGCCTGGCGCGGCATGCACCATCTTGTCTACAACACCGAGACGGACGAGAAACTCAAGATCCGCTTCATGGATGTATCGAAGGATGAAGTGCGTCGCACGCTTCGTCGCCACAAGGGCATCGCCTGGGACCAGAGCCCGATCTTCAAGCGCATCTACGAGGAAGAGTACGGGCAGCTCGGCGGCGAACCCTATGGTTGTCTCGTGGCGGATTACTACTTCGACCACACGCCCCCCGATGTCGAACTGCTGGGCGCCATTGCCAAGATTTCAGCGGCATCGCATGCGCCGTTCATTGCAGGGTCGGCGCCATCGTTGCTGGGCATGGAGTCGTGGCAGGAGCTTGCGAATCCTCGCGACCTCGCGAAGATCACCTCGAACCTCGAGCATGCGCCCTGGAATTCTTTGCGAAATACCGAAGACTCGCGCTACGTCGGCCTCGCCATGCCGCGTTTTCTTTCGCGCCTGCCCTACGGCGCGAAGACCAATCCGGTCGACGAGTTCGACTTCGAAGAAGAGACCGAGGGCGCGGACCATCGCAACTATGTGTGGAGCAATGCGGCCTATGCCATGGCCGTCAACATCAACCGCAGCTTCAAGCTTTATGGCTGGTGCACGATGATTCGCGGGGTGGAGTCGGGTGGCACGGTAGAGAACCTGCCATGCCACACCTTCCCGACCGACGACGGCGGCTTCGACATGAAGTGCCCGACCGAGATCGCCATCTCGGACCGCCGCGAAGCCGAGCTCGCCAAGGCAGGCCTGATTCCGCTGGTGCACCGCAAGAACACGGATCACGCTGCCTTCATCGGCGCGCAGTCCATGCAGAAGCCGCAGGAGTACATGGACCCCGATGCGACGGCCAATGCCAACTTGTCGGCCCGCCTGCCGTACCTGTTCGCGAGCACCCGTTTCGCGCACTACCTCAAGTGCATCGTTCGCGACAAAATCGGTTCCTTCAAGGAGCGCGACGATATGCAGCGCTGGCTCAACGAATGGATCATGCATTACGTCGATGCCGATCCCGCCAACTCGTCGCAGGAAACCAAGGCGCGCAGGCCGCTCGCGGCGGCTGAAGTCGTGGTGGAAGACATCGAGGGCAACCCCGGCTACTACAGCGCGAAATTCTTCCTGCGCCCGCACTTCCAGCTCGAAGGCCTGACCGTTTCACTGCGCCTTGTGGCGAAGTTGCCGTCCCTCAAGGAAGCGGCCTGA
- the tssB gene encoding type VI secretion system contractile sheath small subunit: MTNNNSSQKFIARNRAPRVQIEYDVEIYGSEKKIELPFVMGVLADLSGKPTQALPPVADRKFLDIDIDNFDERMKAIQPRVAFAVPNTLSGQGQLMVDITFESIEDFSPAAVARKVEPLGRLLEARTQLANLQTYMDGKAGAEGLVNKLLQDPALMKSLAQAPRPRAADHNDAPTADSAV, translated from the coding sequence GTGACAAACAACAACAGCAGTCAGAAGTTCATCGCCCGCAACAGGGCGCCACGCGTGCAGATCGAATACGACGTGGAAATCTACGGCTCGGAGAAGAAGATCGAGCTGCCGTTCGTCATGGGTGTCCTGGCCGATCTTTCCGGCAAGCCCACCCAGGCATTGCCGCCGGTGGCCGATCGCAAGTTCCTCGACATCGACATCGACAACTTCGACGAACGCATGAAGGCGATCCAGCCGCGCGTGGCCTTCGCCGTGCCCAACACGCTGTCGGGCCAGGGTCAGCTCATGGTCGACATCACCTTCGAAAGTATCGAGGACTTCTCGCCGGCGGCCGTGGCTCGCAAGGTCGAGCCACTCGGTCGCCTGCTCGAAGCACGCACCCAGCTTGCCAATCTCCAGACGTACATGGATGGAAAAGCGGGCGCCGAGGGCCTTGTCAACAAACTGCTGCAAGACCCTGCGCTCATGAAGTCACTGGCGCAAGCACCCAGGCCTCGAGCGGCAGATCACAACGACGCACCGACTGCCGACTCGGCGGTGTGA